In Tachysurus vachellii isolate PV-2020 chromosome 1, HZAU_Pvac_v1, whole genome shotgun sequence, a genomic segment contains:
- the polr2ea gene encoding DNA-directed RNA polymerases I, II, and III subunit RPABC1, which produces MDDEEETYRLWKIRKTIMQLCHDRGYLVTQDELDQTLDEFKSQFGDKPSEGRPRRTDLTVLVAHNDDPTDQMFVFFPEEPKVGIKTIKMYCQRMQEENITRAIIVVQMGMTPSAKQSLVDMAPKYILEQFLQQELLINITEHELVPEHIVMTKEEVTELLARYKLKESQLPRIQAGDPVARYFGLKRGQVVKIIRPSETAGRYITYRLVQ; this is translated from the exons ATGGATGATGAAGAGGAGACTTACCGACTCTGGAAAATCCGGAAGACGATAATGCAG CTTTGTCATGATCGGGGATACTTGGTGACGCAGGATGAGCTGGATCAGACGTTGGACGAGTTTAAAAGTCAGTTCGGGGACAAGCCGAGCGAGGGCCGTCCTCGGAGGACAGATCTCACAGTGCTCGTCGCACACAACGATGATCCCACTGACCAGATGTTTGTCTTCTTCccag AGGAGCCCAAGGTGGGAATTAAAACAATCAAAATGTACTGCCAGCGCATGCAGGAGGAGAACATCACCCGTGCCATCATTGTAGTGCAGATGGGCATGACACCTTCTGCTAAacag TCGCTGGTAGACATGGCACCAAAGTACATCCTGGAGCAGTTCCTGCAACAAGAGCTGCTCATCAACATCACAGAACACGAG CTGGTCCCTGAGCACATCGTCATGACGAAGGAAGAAGTGACAGAGCTGTTAGCGAGATA TAAGCTGAAGGAGAGCCAGTTACCCAGGATTCAGGCTGGAGACCCAGTGGCACGATATTTCGGGCTGAAAAGAGGCCAG GTGGTGAAGATCATCCGGCCGAGTGAGACCGCAGGTCGTTATATAACCTACAGACTTGTACAGTGA